Within the Longimicrobiaceae bacterium genome, the region AGAGCAGCAGGCTCAGGTACTCGCCCCGGTTTCTGGAGAGCTGGAACAGCGCCTTGAACAGGAGCTGCTGGAGTAGGTTGTCTCGCCGGATGTCGATGATGATCGCGATCTCCGGACGGATGCGGGCGATGTAGGAGAAATTCTGGTCGGGGCCCACCCCCAGATAGCCTCCTCCTCGAACCTCGAGCGAGTCGAGCCCTCCGATCACGTGCAGGTAGGAGGCCTCGTTCGAGATCAGGTTGTCGGTATCGAAGTACCCGCCCGGCTCGGAGAGTGCCTCACTGATCTCCGAAAACGCAGTGCCCGACGCCGGCGCCTGCGCGCAGGCCGGAGTCAGGCCCAGGGTGAGGGGGAGGAAGAGGAGGAAGCGCCGGAGCATGTCACGGTTGTGCAGGGACGGGAATCGGCCCTCGGCAAGTTGCGTCAGGCCTCACGCCGCTGCAAGCGCGTCGTTTGACACCAGGGACGCACCTTCCCCGAAGAGGAGTGTATACCGAAGAGATACCGTAACGGCGCATCCCCCCGGCGGAGGTAGGATGGGCCAGATCCGCCAGATGGACGAGCAGCTCGCCACGCTGATCGCGGCCGGAGAAGTCGTCACCGGTCCGGCGTCGGTCGTTCGCGAGCTCATCGACAACGCCCTCGACGCGGGGGCGAGCGCCATCGACATCCTCCTGGAGGAGGGCGGGCTGCGCACCATCCGCGTGGCGGATGACGGCTGCGGGATGGATCCGTCCGACGCTGTTCTCTGCCTCTCTCCTCACGCCACCAGCAAGATCTCGGCGGTCGAAGACCTCGAGTCGCTCCGCACCCTGGGCTTCCGCGGCGAGGCGCTGGCCGCGATCCTCTCGGTTTCTCGCCTCCGCATCGAGACCCGTCGCCCCGAAGACAACGTGGGCACCCTGGTCATGGGTGCGGGCGGAGAGGTTACCGGTACAGGTCCGGTGGCGCGCCGTCCCGGCACCACCGTCGAGGTGGGGTACCTCTTCTTCAATACTCCGGCACGCCGCGAGTTCCAGGACACGCCGCGTGCGGAGTCTGCCCGTGTGCTGCAGGTGGTTCAGCGCGCGGCGCTGGCCAACCCGTCGGTGCGCTTCACCCTGCGCGAAGGCAACCGGGAGCTACTCTCGACCGCCCCCACGGAGGAGCTGCTCGAGCGCATTCTGCAGGTGCACGGCCGGGAGTTCGCCGACGCACTGCTCCCCGTAGCGGCCGCGCGTGGAGAAGTCGCCGTCACCGGGTTCGTCAGCCATCCCGCCTCGGCGGTGCGTCGGGCCCGGCGGAACGCCTTCGCCGTCAACGGCCGCCCCTTCGAGAGCTTCGAGATCCGACGGCTCCTCGCCACCACCTTCTCGCCCCGGGTGACGGGAGGGGGCCACGTCGAAGCGGTTCTCCGCGTTCACCTCCCGCAGCGGGAGGTCGACGCCAACGTCAGTCCCGACAAGTCCCAGGTGCGCTTCCGACGACCGGGGCTGGTGCTCGCCACCATCCACGACGCGCTCGAGCGAGCGCTCGGAGAGGAAGAGGCGATCGTCCGCCTGGCGGCCGTGGGCCATGCGCAGCCGGCGCCCGACCCTTACCCCTCCTCAGTTCGCGGCGCCGACGATCCGTGGGGATTCCTCGGCGGCCCAGACCTTCATACGCTCGCCGGCGAGAGCCCCACGCTGCGCCTGCCGCCCCGGCACGGAATTCCGGCCTCACCCGGCTTCCTCGTCCAGCTCCATGACACCTACCTGCTCTGCCCCGTCCCCGAGGGGCTGCTGATCGTGGATCAGCATTCCGCCCACGAGAGGGTGCATTTCGAACGACTGCGCGAGCGGCTGCGCAGGCTGGGCCGCGATCCGGAGGTGCAATCGCTGATCTTCCCCGAGCCGATCCCTCTATCCGGCGAGGCGGCCCTGCTCCTCGCCGAGATGGAACCCTTCCTCCGCCGCGTTGGCTTCGACCTGGTGCCGGCCGGGCCGCACGACTTCCTGGTCCAGAGCGTTCCCGCCGCCCTCACTGGCCGGAGCGCCCGCGCCGCGCTCGAGGACCTGATCGAGATCTACGCCGAGGGCCGGGAGCTCGGCTTCCGCTCGCACGAGGTCTCGCTGCACCTTGCCGCCGTGGAGGAACACATGCTCCGCTCGCTCGCCTGCCACGCCGCCGTGCGCGCCGGGCAACCCCTCTCCGAATCGGAAATGCGCGCCCTGTGGGCCGCGCTGGTGCAGGTCGAGCTCGCCGGCCACGACGTGCACGGACGCCCCGCCATCCTCCTCCTCGATCGCGCCGAGATCGCCCGCCGCATGGGCCGCGGGGGCTGAGGCAATCACGCCCACGTCCCGCTTTACCTCACGTAAGATCTTGCTGGCAACAGCTTGTATTGTAGCTAATCGCGATTTCCCAACGCATTCCGGAAACAACCTGTATAGCTCGGCGTGAGCGCATCCGCCGTCGAGCGGAATGCGCCTTCCGTCATTGGTGTGAACCCAGGAAAGGTGAGGATGCGGGGATTCAGTGTCGTTGCGGTGGTGTTGTTCGCGTTCGTTCCCGGAGTGTTGTGGGCGCAGGGAGCAGGCGGAGGCGGCGTGATCCAGGGGCGGGTGGTGTCGGAATCGGGAGCGCCGCTGCCGGCCGCCGGGGTGGAGGTGCGATCGGCGGCAGACTCTACGCTGGTGGGCGGAGGCGTCACCGACGCGGATGGCCAGTTCCGCGTGGAGGGGGTGCGGCCGGGCCGCTACATGGTTTCGGTCACTCTCCTCGGGTACTCCGCCGCCAGGCGAGGGGACGTGGAGATCACCGCGAACGAATCGCTGGTCAACCTGGGTACGATCTCGCTGGTCAGTCAGGCGGTGGCGCTGGAGGGATTGGTTGTGGAGGGTGAGCAGTCCAGCATCATCATAGCGCCCGACCGGACGATCTACAGCACGCGAGACATGCCCGTAGCCGCCGGCGGGATGGCGACCGACGTGCTGCAGGGTGTGCCTGAGCTGTTGGTCGACATCGACGGGAATGTGGAGCTGCGAGGAACCGCACCCCAGATCTACATCAACGGCCGGCCTGCGCCAATGGAGGGCGAGTCGCTGCAGCTCTTTCTCCAGCAGTTCCCGGCAGATCGAATCGAGCGGATCGAGGTGATTCCCAACCCCTCTGCGCGTTTTCAGGCTGAGGGGGCCGGTGGGATCGTCAACATCGTGCTCAAGGAGGACGTCGACCTGGGGCTCAGCGGGACCGCTTTCGTGAACGGCGGCACGCGCGGAGACCTCGGAGGCGGAGGTCACGCCACCTACCAGAAAGGCAAGCTGACGCTGATGGGTGGCGGCTTCGCCCGCATCTCCAACCGGGACAACACCCGCTATGACTTCCGCCAGAATCTCCTAGCCGATCCGGTTACCTTCCTGGAGCAGGACGGTTGGTCCGAGCGGGATGGCCTCTCGGGCAGCGTGAACCTCTCGGGCAACTACGAGCTATCCGAGCGCACCACGCTCTTTTCCGAGGTACGGGCTTTCCGACGCGGCAACGACCAGGACGAGCTCACTGCGTACACGCATTTCGACGCCGATCGGCACCCCACGGAGCGCTACGATCGCATCAGCGGCGGGGAGCGCACCGGCCTCTCCACCGACCTGGTGGTGGGTCTCACCCACCAGTTCGAGCCTCAGCGACACGAGCTGGAACTGGAAATCGAGGCGGACCTCGGGAGCGACTCCGACCGCAGCGTCATCCGGCGCGACTTCCTGACCCCGGAAGGGGAGGACGCAGGCATCCCGGACGAGTTCACCTATGAGCGGGAGGACGAGGACGAGTCGGAGCTTTCCGTGCAGCTCGACTACGTCCGACCACTGGGCAAGGAGGGACAGATCGAGTTCGGCTACCGCGGCGATTTCGAGCGCACCGACAGCGACCGCGTCCTCGAGATCTATGCGTCACAGGACGCCACCGACCCGACCAGCCTCCTCGATCGGGGTTTTGCCCAGCACGAAACCTTCAACTCGGCCTACCTGACCGTTTTCCGGACCCTGGGGAGGCTGGGGTTGCAGGTCGGCCTGCGTGCGGAGCGCGCCGACACGCGTCTCGATATTCCCGGCGGAGAGAGCTTCCAC harbors:
- the mutL gene encoding DNA mismatch repair endonuclease MutL — its product is MGQIRQMDEQLATLIAAGEVVTGPASVVRELIDNALDAGASAIDILLEEGGLRTIRVADDGCGMDPSDAVLCLSPHATSKISAVEDLESLRTLGFRGEALAAILSVSRLRIETRRPEDNVGTLVMGAGGEVTGTGPVARRPGTTVEVGYLFFNTPARREFQDTPRAESARVLQVVQRAALANPSVRFTLREGNRELLSTAPTEELLERILQVHGREFADALLPVAAARGEVAVTGFVSHPASAVRRARRNAFAVNGRPFESFEIRRLLATTFSPRVTGGGHVEAVLRVHLPQREVDANVSPDKSQVRFRRPGLVLATIHDALERALGEEEAIVRLAAVGHAQPAPDPYPSSVRGADDPWGFLGGPDLHTLAGESPTLRLPPRHGIPASPGFLVQLHDTYLLCPVPEGLLIVDQHSAHERVHFERLRERLRRLGRDPEVQSLIFPEPIPLSGEAALLLAEMEPFLRRVGFDLVPAGPHDFLVQSVPAALTGRSARAALEDLIEIYAEGRELGFRSHEVSLHLAAVEEHMLRSLACHAAVRAGQPLSESEMRALWAALVQVELAGHDVHGRPAILLLDRAEIARRMGRGG
- a CDS encoding TonB-dependent receptor, producing MRGFSVVAVVLFAFVPGVLWAQGAGGGGVIQGRVVSESGAPLPAAGVEVRSAADSTLVGGGVTDADGQFRVEGVRPGRYMVSVTLLGYSAARRGDVEITANESLVNLGTISLVSQAVALEGLVVEGEQSSIIIAPDRTIYSTRDMPVAAGGMATDVLQGVPELLVDIDGNVELRGTAPQIYINGRPAPMEGESLQLFLQQFPADRIERIEVIPNPSARFQAEGAGGIVNIVLKEDVDLGLSGTAFVNGGTRGDLGGGGHATYQKGKLTLMGGGFARISNRDNTRYDFRQNLLADPVTFLEQDGWSERDGLSGSVNLSGNYELSERTTLFSEVRAFRRGNDQDELTAYTHFDADRHPTERYDRISGGERTGLSTDLVVGLTHQFEPQRHELELEIEADLGSDSDRSVIRRDFLTPEGEDAGIPDEFTYEREDEDESELSVQLDYVRPLGKEGQIEFGYRGDFERTDSDRVLEIYASQDATDPTSLLDRGFAQHETFNSAYLTVFRTLGRLGLQVGLRAERADTRLDIPGGESFHNDYSTIFPSGNLRYDLGGGRELRLSYSKRIRRPNPWVQNPINRSDDPLNRRVGNPYIDPVYNHNVSLEASWSGAVGTLRVSPYFRRSVGDWAEIRTVDEHGVSTVTWQNLNSVDSYGASITANLRPYNGFGGYVSVSGQQEERNASNLDRDFSGSAFNWRARANLQARLSDDLSLQSMIFYSPGREVPQGRYSSTVRMDLGLRKQFMDDKVSLNVSLRDPFDLYNREFTTHDATHIQTGRSDFSMRAAVISLSYSFGRPPRFEEGGRGGPDGGGRDGRGGPDRPGPGGPR